The Acidianus infernus genome window below encodes:
- a CDS encoding 30S ribosomal protein S17e, protein MGNIYTRDIKRIAAEIYEKYKDEVTTDYSKNKEVVKKYIDVYSKKVRNRIAGYLTRYAKRMSSQKSVSEGEVVEESE, encoded by the coding sequence ATGGGAAATATATATACGAGGGATATTAAGAGAATTGCTGCAGAAATTTATGAGAAATATAAGGATGAAGTTACTACTGACTATTCAAAGAATAAAGAAGTAGTTAAGAAATATATTGATGTATATTCTAAAAAAGTTAGGAATAGGATTGCAGGTTATTTAACTCGGTATGCTAAAAGGATGTCCTCTCAGAAGTCTGTATCTGAAGGGGAGGTAGTAGAAGAGAGTGAGTAA
- the fbp gene encoding fructose-1,6-bisphosphate aldolase/phosphatase, giving the protein MKTTISVIKADIGSLAGHHVVHPDTMAAANKVLAEAKKNGIIIDYYITNVGDDMELIMTHNRGELDTKVHETAWDAFKEATKVAKDLGLYAAGQDLLSDTFSGNLKGMGPGIAEMEIEERPAEPIAIFMADKTEPGAFNYPQYKMFADPFNTAGLVIDPTMHEGYKFEILDVYAGESVTLNAPEEIYDILALIGTPSQYVIRRVYRKADNIIASVTSIERLNLLAGKYVGKDDPVMIVRVQHGFPALGEVLEAFSFPYLVPGWMRGSHYGPLMPVSQRDARATRFDGPPRLIGLGFNIKNGRLVGPSDLFDDPAFDETRRLAEQIADYMRRHGPFMPHRLEPTEMEYTTLPLIQQKLKARFKKEAGVVEAKKSIYEKQVEGGD; this is encoded by the coding sequence ATGAAGACCACAATAAGCGTGATTAAAGCAGATATAGGAAGTTTAGCTGGACATCATGTAGTACATCCAGATACTATGGCAGCAGCAAATAAAGTGCTAGCCGAGGCTAAAAAGAACGGTATAATAATAGATTATTACATAACGAATGTTGGAGACGATATGGAACTTATTATGACTCATAATAGGGGTGAATTAGATACTAAAGTTCATGAAACTGCTTGGGATGCGTTTAAAGAAGCAACTAAAGTGGCAAAAGATCTTGGATTATATGCCGCAGGGCAAGATTTGCTATCTGACACATTTTCTGGAAACTTAAAGGGAATGGGTCCAGGAATAGCAGAGATGGAAATAGAAGAAAGGCCTGCAGAACCCATAGCTATTTTTATGGCAGATAAAACAGAACCTGGAGCATTCAATTATCCCCAATATAAAATGTTCGCTGATCCATTTAATACTGCAGGTTTAGTTATAGATCCAACTATGCATGAAGGTTATAAATTTGAAATTTTAGATGTTTATGCAGGAGAATCTGTAACACTTAACGCCCCAGAGGAAATTTATGATATATTAGCATTAATTGGAACTCCTTCCCAATACGTAATCAGAAGAGTATATAGGAAAGCAGATAATATAATAGCGTCTGTTACATCAATAGAAAGATTAAATCTCTTGGCAGGAAAATACGTAGGAAAAGACGACCCTGTCATGATCGTTAGAGTCCAACATGGTTTTCCTGCATTAGGTGAGGTACTAGAAGCTTTCTCTTTCCCATATTTAGTTCCAGGATGGATGAGAGGAAGCCATTATGGTCCTTTAATGCCAGTTTCACAGAGAGATGCTAGAGCAACTAGGTTTGATGGTCCTCCAAGATTAATAGGATTAGGATTCAATATTAAGAATGGAAGACTAGTAGGTCCTAGCGACTTATTTGATGACCCGGCTTTTGATGAAACAAGAAGATTAGCAGAACAAATAGCAGACTATATGAGGAGACACGGTCCATTTATGCCGCATAGACTAGAACCTACGGAAATGGAATATACTACTTTACCACTAATTCAACAGAAATTAAAGGCTAGATTTAAGAAAGAAGCTGGAGTAGTAGAAGCAAAGAAAAGCATATATGAAAAACAAGTTGAAGGAGGAGACTAA
- a CDS encoding ribosome biogenesis/translation initiation ATPase RLI — MSMRVAVINYDFCKPDKCNLECIRFCPINRSGSKAIELSEIVKGKPVIYEETCIGCGICVKKCPYEAISIVNLPDKLSGEIIHRYKINGFELFGLPILKQGYVIGILGKNGTGKSTILRILSGELIPNFGDPNAKLSYDDVLNKFKGKEIYDYFYKLYNKNLKVVHKIQYIEYASRMLKGNVNELLNKIDERGKIDEVRELLSMQNMWNKSVQTLSGGELQKFLVAAALLREADVYVFDEPSSYLDVRERLNMAKGIRELTKDKYVAVVDHDLIVLDYLTDLVSIIYGESSVYGRVSKLYSARTGINNFLNGYLPAENVKFRQDEIKFMLKELTDLDFSKNVKIRIKWSEIKKNLSDFSLDIEEGDAREGEVIGIVGPNGIGKTTFMRILVNEITPDYGYVTPEGLRMSYKPQKLIPEYDGTVQQYLENVSKDVLSTSSWFFEEVIRKLNLHRILESEVKDLSGGELQKLYVAGALAKEADIYVLDEPSSYLDVEERYIVAKAIKRITRERKAVTFLVDHDLAIHDYISDRIMVFTGIPGKEGHGKSPTSLRKGMNEFLKEMQITFRRDADTGRPRVNKLGSYLDRLQKERNEYYSLEVSRD; from the coding sequence ATGTCAATGAGGGTTGCAGTAATAAATTATGATTTTTGTAAACCTGACAAGTGTAATCTAGAATGTATAAGGTTTTGTCCAATCAATAGGTCAGGCAGCAAGGCTATAGAACTTTCTGAGATAGTTAAAGGTAAGCCAGTTATTTACGAGGAGACATGCATAGGTTGTGGTATTTGTGTGAAAAAATGTCCTTATGAGGCAATATCAATTGTTAATTTACCAGATAAACTATCAGGAGAAATTATTCATAGATACAAGATTAATGGCTTTGAATTATTTGGTTTACCTATATTAAAGCAAGGCTATGTAATTGGTATATTAGGCAAAAACGGTACTGGAAAGAGTACTATATTAAGAATATTGAGCGGAGAATTAATTCCTAATTTTGGAGATCCTAATGCTAAGCTTAGTTATGATGATGTTTTGAATAAGTTTAAAGGTAAGGAAATATATGATTATTTCTATAAGTTATATAATAAAAATCTGAAAGTAGTTCATAAAATTCAGTACATTGAGTATGCTAGTAGAATGCTCAAAGGAAATGTAAATGAGCTTCTGAATAAAATAGACGAGAGGGGCAAAATTGATGAGGTGAGAGAGCTTCTTTCTATGCAGAATATGTGGAATAAGTCAGTTCAAACTCTTAGCGGAGGAGAATTACAAAAATTTTTAGTCGCAGCTGCATTGCTTCGTGAAGCTGACGTTTACGTGTTTGATGAACCTTCATCGTATTTAGATGTTAGAGAGAGACTAAACATGGCTAAAGGCATAAGGGAGCTTACCAAAGATAAGTACGTTGCAGTAGTAGATCACGATCTTATTGTATTAGACTACCTTACGGATTTAGTATCTATAATATACGGTGAGAGTAGCGTATATGGTAGAGTGTCAAAATTATATTCCGCTAGAACTGGAATTAATAATTTCCTGAATGGGTATCTTCCCGCAGAGAACGTAAAATTTAGGCAAGATGAGATAAAATTTATGCTTAAAGAGCTTACAGATCTGGATTTCTCTAAAAATGTAAAAATTAGAATAAAATGGTCTGAAATAAAAAAGAATCTTTCTGACTTTTCACTTGATATTGAAGAAGGAGACGCGAGAGAAGGTGAAGTAATAGGCATTGTGGGTCCAAATGGTATAGGAAAAACTACGTTCATGAGAATACTAGTCAATGAGATAACTCCAGATTATGGTTATGTAACGCCAGAAGGCCTAAGAATGTCATATAAACCTCAAAAGCTTATTCCAGAGTATGATGGTACTGTTCAACAATATCTAGAAAATGTAAGTAAGGACGTACTATCAACATCGTCGTGGTTTTTTGAAGAGGTGATAAGGAAATTAAATTTACATAGGATTCTAGAATCAGAAGTTAAAGATCTCAGCGGTGGAGAGCTTCAAAAGCTTTATGTAGCAGGGGCATTAGCTAAAGAGGCAGACATTTATGTTTTAGACGAACCTTCATCGTATTTAGATGTAGAAGAACGTTATATAGTAGCTAAAGCAATAAAGAGAATAACACGTGAAAGGAAAGCGGTAACGTTTTTAGTTGATCACGATTTAGCAATTCATGATTATATTTCTGATAGAATAATGGTATTTACTGGAATTCCTGGTAAGGAAGGCCATGGTAAATCTCCTACTAGCTTAAGAAAAGGTATGAATGAATTTCTTAAAGAAATGCAAATTACTTTTAGGAGAGATGCTGACACTGGAAGGCCAAGGGTTAATAAATTAGGAAGTTACTTAGATAGGTTACAAAAAGAAAGGAACGAATATTATTCCTTAGAAGTTAGTAGAGATTAG
- a CDS encoding pyruvate dehydrogenase — MYKLMEEDWEEDLEEEEWEDETEEDWEEDEW; from the coding sequence GTGTATAAGTTGATGGAGGAAGATTGGGAAGAGGACTTAGAAGAGGAAGAATGGGAAGATGAAACTGAAGAAGATTGGGAAGAAGATGAGTGGTAA
- the rpiA gene encoding ribose 5-phosphate isomerase A yields the protein MDAKEIVAKYSIDYIKDKKIIGIGTGKTIRKLIETISDIDIFKTKQYIASSIDSEIELSKRGFSVISLFSGIIPDVYIDSFDFLIRENNGKIILIKGGGGALLREKLLTVSSKERIFIGEISKLKVPKLLQIPIEIVPVSLSYVLTNLTSQGFRVKIRESQGKIGPLISDNGNIILDMEVDNTQDLCKLNNELSNIVGVIETGIFCNLYDTIILADNDGRLEIIKKS from the coding sequence ATGGATGCTAAAGAAATAGTCGCAAAGTATTCAATTGACTATATAAAAGATAAAAAAATAATTGGAATAGGAACAGGAAAAACAATTAGGAAATTAATAGAGACAATAAGTGATATCGATATTTTTAAAACAAAACAATATATAGCTAGCTCAATAGATAGCGAAATTGAGCTAAGTAAAAGAGGTTTCTCGGTAATTTCGCTATTTTCTGGCATAATTCCAGACGTTTATATAGATAGCTTCGACTTCCTAATTAGAGAAAATAACGGCAAAATAATACTCATAAAAGGAGGTGGTGGAGCATTACTTAGGGAGAAACTATTAACTGTTAGTTCCAAAGAGAGAATTTTTATTGGAGAAATAAGCAAATTAAAAGTACCAAAACTTCTTCAAATACCAATAGAAATAGTTCCAGTCTCGTTAAGTTATGTATTAACCAATTTAACTAGTCAAGGATTTAGGGTCAAAATACGGGAAAGTCAAGGTAAAATAGGCCCATTAATATCAGATAATGGCAATATAATTCTAGACATGGAAGTTGATAATACTCAAGATCTATGCAAGTTAAACAATGAACTAAGTAATATTGTCGGCGTAATAGAAACAGGTATATTTTGTAATTTGTACGATACTATAATATTGGCAGATAATGATGGAAGACTTGAGATTATTAAAAAAAGCTAA
- a CDS encoding SWIM zinc finger family protein gives MEDLRLLKKAKISVMQGRIVKIQSKQGFLFTYIFLGKDGSKHKDHIVNENYCDCEFFIFNKIYKDKAFCYHVLALKIALHTEKTITIDVELNDFLDIIREIRHDGKSLKLRKLIYTT, from the coding sequence ATGGAAGACTTGAGATTATTAAAAAAAGCTAAGATTTCTGTAATGCAAGGTAGAATAGTAAAAATACAATCTAAGCAAGGGTTTCTTTTTACATACATTTTTCTGGGTAAAGATGGTTCCAAGCATAAGGATCATATAGTAAATGAAAACTACTGTGACTGCGAATTCTTTATCTTCAATAAGATTTACAAAGATAAAGCTTTTTGTTATCACGTCTTGGCATTAAAAATCGCGTTACATACAGAGAAAACTATTACTATAGATGTCGAATTAAACGATTTTTTAGATATAATTAGAGAAATAAGACATGACGGAAAATCATTAAAATTAAGAAAACTGATATACACCACATGA
- a CDS encoding transcription elongation factor, giving the protein MGGKRKKRTKIIKPKPKLPKTFECPRCGRIAISIEIKNGIAHIKCGNCGLSADIEVPPIFDEANAYGKFIDLYLDGKLEIKESNKEESINEGEDKQVHTTT; this is encoded by the coding sequence ATGGGAGGTAAAAGAAAGAAGAGAACTAAGATTATTAAACCCAAACCTAAGTTGCCAAAAACCTTTGAATGCCCTAGATGTGGTAGAATTGCAATCTCTATAGAGATTAAAAACGGTATTGCACACATAAAATGTGGTAATTGTGGACTATCTGCAGACATCGAGGTACCTCCTATATTCGATGAAGCAAATGCGTATGGTAAATTCATAGATTTATACCTTGATGGAAAGTTAGAAATAAAAGAAAGCAATAAAGAGGAAAGCATAAATGAAGGAGAAGATAAGCAAGTACATACAACAACTTAG
- a CDS encoding geranylgeranylglyceryl/heptaprenylglyceryl phosphate synthase, whose product MKEKISKYIQQLSEEGALHFSLIDPDKISNLDKLDSLARKLYEAGTSAFLIGGTLGVSKDKLDNVLEILSDIKIPKIIFPSNINLISEKADAILFLSLLNSDDIYYVIGAQVVAAPLIKKLGIEVLPTGYLIIGYGGTAGHIGRARIIPFDNNDLALSYALAAEFMGMKFLYLEAGSGSPEPVKPEMVSLIRRFANLTIIVGGGIRTQETAIKLVEAGAHIIVTGNIIEDNPEKAIKIIESIRNYRRV is encoded by the coding sequence ATGAAGGAGAAGATAAGCAAGTACATACAACAACTTAGTGAAGAAGGCGCGTTACATTTTTCTCTTATAGATCCAGATAAAATATCTAATTTGGATAAACTTGATTCTCTTGCAAGAAAGCTATACGAAGCTGGAACTTCGGCGTTTTTAATAGGAGGAACCTTAGGTGTTTCTAAAGATAAATTAGATAATGTTTTAGAAATTCTGAGCGATATTAAAATTCCTAAAATAATTTTTCCAAGTAATATAAATTTAATTTCAGAGAAAGCTGATGCTATATTATTTTTATCTCTTCTTAATTCAGACGATATATATTACGTAATAGGTGCTCAAGTTGTTGCAGCTCCTTTAATAAAAAAACTCGGAATAGAAGTATTACCTACTGGATATTTAATCATAGGTTATGGAGGTACTGCAGGACATATAGGAAGAGCTAGAATTATTCCATTCGATAATAACGATTTAGCGTTATCTTATGCATTGGCTGCAGAGTTTATGGGTATGAAATTTCTTTATTTAGAAGCGGGCTCTGGATCTCCGGAGCCAGTTAAACCAGAAATGGTATCATTAATAAGAAGATTTGCTAATCTTACAATAATAGTAGGGGGAGGAATTAGGACTCAAGAAACAGCAATAAAATTAGTAGAAGCAGGTGCCCATATAATAGTTACAGGCAATATAATAGAGGATAACCCAGAAAAAGCTATAAAAATAATAGAGAGTATTAGAAATTATAGGCGAGTTTAA
- a CDS encoding preprotein translocase subunit Sec61beta — protein sequence MPSTKKRKESIPLASMAGLIRYYDEENEKVKIDPKVALIGSIVLIAIILILSKLVPPP from the coding sequence ATGCCTTCAACTAAAAAGAGAAAGGAAAGTATACCTTTAGCTTCTATGGCTGGATTAATAAGATATTATGATGAAGAGAATGAGAAAGTTAAAATTGACCCTAAAGTTGCTTTAATTGGAAGTATTGTTTTAATAGCAATTATATTAATACTATCCAAGCTAGTTCCTCCACCATAA
- a CDS encoding CBS domain-containing protein: MIPDFSELKKLRQIAGLTQAELAKRVGVSQSFIAKIENGKIDPKFSVIKKIYDELLLMINVQDTAEKIMHTPVIVSHEKDDIFSVVNKMENYNISQIPVVNNDEKLIGIIYDYVLLRKIISNNIKKLTASKVMSPLPPLIQKTEPINGILRLFSKYSVVLVIDDKLHPLGIITRSDLIGFLVKYKLEEPQ, encoded by the coding sequence ATGATTCCTGATTTTTCTGAACTTAAGAAATTAAGACAAATAGCCGGCTTAACTCAAGCTGAATTAGCTAAAAGAGTAGGTGTATCACAGTCTTTTATAGCTAAAATTGAGAATGGAAAAATAGATCCAAAATTTTCAGTAATTAAGAAAATTTATGACGAATTACTTTTGATGATAAATGTTCAAGATACGGCTGAAAAAATAATGCACACGCCAGTTATTGTATCACATGAAAAAGATGATATATTTAGTGTAGTGAATAAAATGGAGAACTATAACATTTCTCAAATACCCGTAGTTAATAATGATGAGAAATTAATTGGTATAATTTATGATTATGTGTTATTGCGTAAAATTATCTCTAATAATATTAAGAAGCTTACAGCGTCAAAAGTAATGTCTCCGTTACCCCCATTAATTCAGAAAACTGAACCTATCAATGGAATTTTACGATTATTTAGCAAATATTCCGTTGTACTAGTTATAGATGATAAATTACATCCATTGGGCATAATTACTAGAAGTGATTTAATAGGATTCTTGGTTAAATATAAATTGGAAGAGCCCCAGTAG
- a CDS encoding DUF367 family protein, translated as MKIFVIELYEDDPEKSTGRKMVRFGFAKYTEKPRGIVLNPLSEEVISIDDIEIVNKYGISVIDSSWNKSDAKFYARFMSRFSRRLPLLFAGNPINYAKPYKLSSLEAISASLYILNFVDISLKLLSLYKWGKTFYDLNRELLESYRGKHKDEIIEIEKSFFKEEPQQ; from the coding sequence TTGAAAATTTTTGTCATAGAACTCTATGAAGATGATCCAGAGAAGTCAACTGGGAGAAAGATGGTGAGATTTGGATTTGCAAAGTATACTGAAAAACCCAGAGGTATTGTTTTAAATCCTCTATCTGAAGAAGTGATTTCTATAGATGATATTGAAATAGTTAACAAGTATGGTATAAGTGTAATTGATAGTTCTTGGAATAAAAGTGATGCTAAATTTTATGCAAGATTTATGTCTAGATTCTCTAGAAGATTGCCTTTACTATTTGCAGGTAATCCAATAAATTATGCAAAACCCTATAAACTATCTTCACTTGAAGCTATTTCTGCCAGCCTTTATATTTTAAATTTTGTAGATATTTCTCTGAAACTTTTATCATTATATAAATGGGGAAAAACATTTTATGATTTGAATAGGGAACTTTTGGAAAGTTATAGGGGAAAACATAAAGATGAAATAATAGAGATAGAAAAATCCTTTTTTAAGGAAGAGCCCCAGCAATAA
- a CDS encoding Lrp/AsnC ligand binding domain-containing protein, with translation MISNPQSKNVSAIILINTDAGGEEEVYEKLKELKEVSEAYIVYGVYDIVAKIEAQDMDSLRNFVSSTIRKLPKVRSTLTMIIMESSTMKK, from the coding sequence TTGATATCAAACCCTCAGTCTAAAAACGTGTCCGCAATAATCTTAATAAATACAGATGCTGGAGGAGAGGAAGAAGTTTATGAGAAATTAAAGGAACTAAAGGAAGTTTCAGAAGCTTATATAGTATATGGCGTTTATGATATAGTAGCTAAAATAGAAGCACAAGATATGGATTCATTAAGGAATTTTGTTAGCTCTACTATAAGAAAATTACCTAAGGTTAGATCTACCTTAACAATGATCATAATGGAGAGTAGCACGATGAAAAAATGA
- a CDS encoding tRNA(Ile)(2)-agmatinylcytidine synthase, which yields MKYVIGIDDHDSPNRGCTTHFATNLIKILYKNGIKLLDFPYLIRLNPNIPWKTRGNAAIKLIVESDKDREEIADIVWNASLDYVNNVSQGLKYGRKPGMAIVNYDSSHILENFYVKAVSDVITQSFMENYIKKTNTIVRGSRGIIGSLAAIGFEGNYTFELLTYRKEENWEKKRKIDLDSLIAFDEKFFPKVFANVDYIKKRPLILSHGGDPVFYGIRGIDPEILLKGIDMIQIKDEEIENFMIFKSNQGTDAHIIKPGDKMYQTYYGKLTVKDVEIIPGGDVILRTENCLTVFVYRETGELNSMAKSLLPGDEIIVIGAIKPSSKYGKIIDAERIEILSLSNKVEYRNPKCPICGHSSESIGKNKGYRCRKCGYKFSSEKEIIEIPRDISLGTYQTRYYRHLTKPIFLEFYNNYRKETEILNKILNVLLRN from the coding sequence ATGAAATACGTAATAGGTATAGACGATCATGATTCGCCCAATAGAGGCTGCACTACACATTTTGCTACAAATTTAATTAAGATTTTATATAAAAATGGAATAAAATTACTTGATTTTCCGTATTTGATAAGATTAAATCCTAATATTCCATGGAAAACTAGAGGTAACGCAGCAATTAAATTAATAGTAGAAAGCGACAAAGATCGTGAAGAAATAGCAGACATTGTATGGAATGCCTCGCTTGATTATGTAAATAATGTTTCTCAAGGTCTAAAGTATGGAAGAAAACCTGGAATGGCTATTGTAAACTATGACTCTTCACACATATTAGAGAATTTTTACGTAAAGGCAGTTTCCGATGTAATAACCCAAAGCTTCATGGAGAATTACATAAAAAAGACTAATACAATAGTACGTGGAAGCAGAGGAATAATAGGATCGCTAGCTGCTATAGGATTTGAAGGAAATTATACTTTTGAATTACTTACGTATAGAAAAGAAGAAAACTGGGAAAAGAAAAGGAAAATAGACTTAGATAGCTTAATTGCTTTCGATGAAAAATTCTTTCCTAAAGTTTTTGCTAACGTAGATTATATTAAAAAAAGACCATTAATACTTTCCCACGGAGGAGATCCGGTTTTTTACGGTATAAGAGGAATTGACCCAGAAATATTATTAAAAGGAATAGACATGATACAAATAAAAGACGAGGAAATAGAGAACTTTATGATATTTAAGTCGAACCAAGGTACAGATGCACATATAATTAAACCTGGAGATAAGATGTATCAAACTTATTATGGTAAATTAACTGTAAAAGACGTAGAAATAATACCGGGCGGAGATGTAATTTTACGCACAGAAAATTGCCTTACAGTCTTCGTATATAGAGAAACTGGGGAGTTAAATAGTATGGCTAAGTCCTTATTGCCAGGGGATGAAATTATTGTTATAGGTGCAATAAAACCGTCTAGTAAATATGGTAAAATAATCGATGCAGAAAGAATAGAGATTTTATCATTATCAAATAAGGTAGAATATAGAAATCCTAAATGTCCTATTTGTGGACATTCAAGTGAATCTATAGGTAAAAATAAAGGATATAGATGCAGAAAATGTGGATACAAATTCAGTTCAGAAAAAGAAATTATAGAAATTCCAAGAGACATTAGTTTAGGAACTTATCAAACTAGATATTATAGACATTTAACAAAACCAATATTCCTTGAATTTTATAATAATTATAGAAAAGAAACTGAGATTTTAAATAAAATTTTAAACGTTCTACTTCGTAATTAA
- a CDS encoding ORC1-type DNA replication protein, whose amino-acid sequence MSDIIDEVLSSVKNSNIFKNRQYLSPDYIPDELPHREEQIKKIASILAQVYRGERPNNIFIYGLTGTGKTAVTKFVLNKLYEKIKSFKYIYVNTRQSDTPYRILADIIESFGEKVPFTGLSTAELYRRMLKILNDEHTIIIIVLDEIDAMVEKHGDDILYRLTRINTELNNAKVSLIGITNDVKFVDNLDPRVRSSLSEEELVFPPYNAEELEDILRRRASLAFKDGVISDDIIRLCAALAARDHGDARRALDLLRVAGEIAERQGDTKITEDHIEKARIEIERDRVYEIISTLPFHSKIVLISILNGLKYKNTLTTGEVYEIYKKLTSEMGTECVTQRRVSDILNELDMVGIITATVINRGRYGKTKEVKLAVDKATIIRALKDNDEKLISLIKV is encoded by the coding sequence ATGAGTGACATCATAGATGAGGTCTTATCCAGCGTAAAGAATTCCAATATTTTCAAAAATAGGCAATATTTATCGCCTGATTATATCCCTGACGAGTTACCACATAGAGAAGAACAAATAAAGAAAATTGCCAGTATATTAGCTCAAGTATACAGAGGAGAGAGGCCTAATAATATATTTATATACGGTTTAACCGGTACAGGGAAGACTGCGGTAACTAAGTTTGTTTTAAATAAATTATACGAAAAAATTAAATCATTCAAATATATTTATGTTAATACTAGGCAATCAGACACCCCTTACAGGATTTTAGCAGATATTATAGAAAGTTTTGGAGAAAAAGTGCCATTTACTGGGTTATCTACTGCAGAGCTTTATCGGAGAATGCTTAAAATTCTTAATGATGAACATACTATTATTATTATAGTTCTAGATGAAATAGACGCTATGGTTGAGAAGCATGGGGACGATATTCTTTATAGATTAACAAGGATAAATACCGAACTAAATAATGCTAAAGTTTCTTTAATAGGTATAACTAATGATGTGAAATTTGTTGATAATTTAGATCCTAGAGTTAGGAGTAGTTTAAGTGAAGAAGAATTAGTTTTTCCACCGTATAATGCAGAAGAATTAGAAGATATATTGCGTCGTAGAGCCTCCCTGGCATTTAAAGATGGAGTAATTTCAGACGACATAATAAGACTATGCGCTGCTCTAGCGGCTAGAGACCATGGTGATGCTAGAAGGGCTCTAGATTTATTACGAGTTGCAGGAGAAATTGCAGAAAGGCAAGGAGATACTAAAATAACTGAAGATCATATAGAGAAAGCTAGAATAGAGATTGAAAGAGATAGAGTATATGAAATAATTTCTACGTTACCTTTTCATTCTAAAATCGTATTGATATCCATACTTAACGGATTAAAATATAAGAATACATTAACAACTGGAGAAGTATATGAGATTTATAAGAAATTAACAAGCGAAATGGGTACAGAGTGCGTAACACAAAGGCGTGTCAGCGATATTTTGAACGAGCTTGATATGGTAGGAATAATAACAGCAACGGTTATTAATAGAGGAAGATATGGCAAAACAAAAGAAGTAAAATTAGCCGTAGATAAAGCTACTATAATTAGAGCTTTAAAGGATAATGATGAGAAATTAATAAGCCTTATTAAAGTCTAG
- a CDS encoding DUF99 family protein, translating into MLVSGIDDGYFPLAYKGKRGKCPLVSVTFDGYKLVDVDVEFITVDGDDATAAYKNLRKGDIKILDSIIVGGFNYIIPDNNYIIYYASKPDIDSILNAARKHYNDKRVNVIKEFLSNMTALSTNRGTVYVNTDLDLKMVKNVIEYYQTFSKYPEPIKYAHIIGKAIGQSQLISD; encoded by the coding sequence GTGTTAGTAAGCGGTATAGACGATGGATATTTCCCTTTGGCATATAAAGGAAAACGTGGTAAATGTCCTTTAGTTTCAGTCACATTTGACGGATATAAATTAGTAGATGTTGACGTAGAGTTCATAACTGTAGATGGTGATGATGCTACGGCCGCATACAAAAATCTTAGAAAAGGGGACATAAAGATACTTGATAGTATAATTGTTGGTGGATTTAATTATATTATACCAGATAATAATTACATTATTTATTATGCTAGTAAACCAGATATTGATAGCATATTAAATGCAGCAAGAAAACATTATAATGATAAACGTGTTAACGTGATTAAAGAGTTTTTATCTAATATGACTGCATTATCTACTAATCGTGGGACTGTTTATGTCAATACTGATTTAGACCTTAAAATGGTAAAAAACGTAATAGAGTATTATCAAACATTTTCAAAATATCCAGAACCAATAAAGTATGCCCATATAATAGGAAAGGCAATAGGTCAATCGCAACTTATTTCTGATTGA